DNA from Salvelinus namaycush isolate Seneca chromosome 6, SaNama_1.0, whole genome shotgun sequence:
aaaacaaaggtcatgtggtttggtaagaagaatacGACTCTCCCCAAAGGTGTGATTACAGAGTTTGAGGTAGTCAACTCATACAATTACTTGgaagtatggctagacggtacactgtccatctctcagcacatatcaaagctgcaggctaaagttcaatctagacttggtttcctctattgtaatcgctcctctttcaccccagctgccaaactaaccctgattcagatgaccatcctacccatgctagattacgcagacataatttatagatcggcaggtgagggtgctcttgagcggctagatgttccctaccattcggccatcagatttgccaccaatgctcctttataggacacatcactgcactctatactcctctgtaaactggtcatctctgtatacccgtcgcaagatgCACTGGTTGatacttatttataaaaccctcttaggcctcactcccccctatctgagatacctactgcagccctcatcctccacatacaacacccgttctgccagtcacattctgttaaaggtccccaaagcacacacatccctcgtcttttcagttcgctgcagctagcgactggaacgagctgcaacaaacactcagttttatctcaatctcttcattaaaagactcaatcatgcacactcttactgacagctgtggctgcttgtgtgatgtattgttgtctctaccttcttgccctttgtgctgttgtctgtgcccaataatgtttgtaccatgttttgtggttctaccatattgtgttgctaccatgttgtactgttgctaccatgatgtgttgtcttgtgttgctgccttgctatgttgttgtcttaggtctttcTTTTATGTAgatgtgtgttgtctctcttgatgtgtgtgttgtcctatatTTCTTATTTGTAATCCCAGCcctcgtccccgcaggaggccttttgccttttggtaggccgtcattgtaaataagaattagttctaaactgacttgcctagttaaataaaggtttaataaaatacaaataaaaatactCATTAGgtcacactgtagcaaaacattttgcaatggaaaacaaaTATGAGCATTTTATTTTTATGAGCATTAAGTTCAAGTAGTCCCTCCATTTTTCAGTGTtatcttccatttggtgcctaatgaatatgaccctgatGGTACACCTGTTTGAGTATGTTTATAGTAGAATCCATCTTTCTTAATGTCTTCCTCATGTCCAATCAATGTGTTGTATTTACTCACTCATACTCAATCCACAACTCACTGTATTGGGATAGTGATAGAATGTTTGACTGGCCCTCTGTCCTGCTCCTTCCTAGCCTGCCCCTGCGGTTCTGGGTGAACATCCTGAAGAACCCCCAGTTTGTGTTCGACATGGAGAAGACCCCACCTCTggatggctgtctgtctgtcattgcCCAGGCCTTCATGGACTCCTTCTCCCTGGCTGAGAAACAGTTGGGCAAGGTGGGGACAGGACCGAGACATCACAGAATATAATGACAAACACACCTCATCTCTTGTGCTTTTGTGTACGTTTCTGcaaatctcaatatcaaatatgCAAAAAGAGTTGGTGGTTCACACAACTTTCAATGTAAAATATACTAGGAGCCATGTAACACACAAAGGTTGGTTGTTCAAATCTCCTCTCTTGCACGTTTCTACAAGCCTCAATGTCATTTATACGAAGAGTAGAAAATGTGAAGTTAAATTCCTGCTTTGGACCTGAGATGTTTTAGGTTCAAAGTTaatttcttgtgtttttgtgtatgtttACACAATTCTCTATGTCAAATATACAAAGAGCCGGGTAAAGAATGTCAAGGAGACAGTGGTCCAATGGTTAAATCCCTGCCTAGCAACCAAGTGGTTGTAGGTTCAAGCCTAAATTCTTGTATGTTTCTGCAACTGTCAATCTCAAATATACAAAGAGAAGCGTATTAAATGTTAAGGAGTTTGTGGCTCTGGTGCAAGAACCTCGGCCCCTAAGGACAGGGATGTAGGTTTAAACCTAGGTGCCGGCTCCTGGGCATGGTTGCCTACTGAAGACTCTGCTGGTCAGTGAGTCTTAGCGATGAGTGCTTTCGAGGTAGTTTCGATTCGATTATCAGTTTATgatttcaaatatattttttaaacatgaaATGCACTATGCGGGTTGAacgctgtaacacagaataaaacgaTTAATATAAGTCCCATGATGGCAGTGACTGCCccttactgcttatcacttattaaccatcatttattcacaatatttcagttgtttaatACATTTGATTACTTTATTTCATTtgaagtcatcatctcatctctatagagttGCTGTCTATGcggtctgacaaaatcactattttagtagttcttcaaagtaaataaggcatacttttatgactgctgaataccaactatcaatcacttagatcatgtattttcaggtagagatacctcaagCGTCTTGTctccaatgttccctctaaactgcacAAGCTAGGCCCGCACCTCCTCCAGGCCTGCCAAACAGAAGAAATGTCAGGCTGAGCAGAGACGCAAGAGACTGCACTTCACTGAGTTCACCCCATTAGTTTGCACTATATAGAGCAATGTTTTTCTGTGATTGAATCAACATTATATCAGCCCCTTTTCAATGCAACGAAACAAAATCTAACTTTGCAAGATTTGAGGCTGTGATTTTGTTATAGGCAGAGCAACGGAGTAGAATTCTATTGGTGGGTAGCCCACTAGGGGTCTTTCAATCACCTGCTAGTGAATGAACGTGCTTTTCAGATCAGTTCAGAGCCGCTCATGTGaacatttgttgatattctttgctagtttGCGAGTTATTACCCTAGTTATAGATAAGTATAGGTCAGCAATGGGGAGtactgcttcctacaagagcacaaaacttGTGGTCTACATTTcaagccatctttgaaaagcaagtcaggtaaaAAGCTTGTCTTAATTAAAgcggcagtgttgtattttgagacaggcttgaatatgcaaataagccaataGTCAGAGGGGTAGCCTACATTCTAATGCTCTGTAtggtaataatacattttattttgcaaAGATGTTTCTTGCaacatacaacacaatacaatttaTAGTCACATATTTGGTCCATAGTGTTACAGACCAAGTAAAAAATAATTAATATCAAGCCCTTCATAATGCaaaataatgtttaaaaaaaatctcatgcaatgtaggcctgcattgaacacTGCATATTAggatactgtaggctatatcataGAAATCAAAAGCTATTTCCGTGTGAAAATGTTACGGGATTTGCTCCATTGGCTttgttggtaggcctacattatgctcaAGTAGCCTATTGGCTATTGTCAAACTGTAAggatacagcctcagtgttcacaaaAAAATGTGCATCGGAAGTTCCAAATAATTGTCAAAACTTTCAAGTTTCCACTCACAAGACCTAAAATTTAAGTGACCCAAAGAATTTGAGGCAACATTGCttgtctcttctctccctttctgtgtttgccCTACACAGACAGGCCAAGTAGAAgcacaatggattatggtcattgtagttaattcccatgtttttttttgcagtatgtagaatattggcttgttggaaactacaactccctactacatcgcacagttcaggcttgatctgatttatcgcTAGAGAAACtgcgcattgagctcacagaaaaaacgAACGAAATTGAATTCAAATTAACTTAACCGACGTCAATCCATTAGTtgttttaaaaaatttaaaagaACAAATGTCAGTTAAACGCTCCGCACTAGCAGCGATGGGTATAATGCCAGTAGCTGCTtatggatttgacagctctaccTTGAATCGAGCCCATAGATGTAAAACAAAATGCAAGCCACAGACTTGGTCCCATAACTTGCAGGCCTCTTAGAATACCTGGCATTGACAATGCTAGAAGCTCAAATGTAAGCACACCTATCACCTAGATTTGACATGACTCTTCTACCCCCTCTCTGTTCCAGCATGACCCAACCAATAAGCTGCTCTATGCCAAAGATATCTCCCAGTACAAGCAGGAAGTAAGGGCTTACTACAAGCAGGTCAGGGACCAGCCACCAATCAGCAGCTCTGAGTTCAAGGAGTTCCTGCATAAGGAGTCAAAGGTACCTCCCATCTAGTGGTTCAGTTTTctaataaataattatttttgaTATTGTGCTTTAAGGACATGACATTTATATTTGTTTCTTTAGAAACATGAAAACGAATTCAATGAATCTGCTGCCCTCCGTGAACTCTACAAATACGTGCAGCTGTACTTTGATGAGGTAAACTGTCTTTTTCACTCCCACCTTTAGTAGTCTCCCCTTAATTGGCATTCATGATTTTTCCCTCAACCTTCACACTTCCCATGCACTGTCTAATCACTTCAACCAGGACTAAACATCTTGAAAAAGCTGTTGTTCAGGCCAACATGACACGATCACTATGTAACTGTAAAGCTGACTGGCACAAAGCCTAGGTCTTGGGAAATGAGAAATAACTGCCTTGGCAAGGCAGAGGATATAACACAGCCTATACCACTTCTCTGTGGGGTGGGGGTCAGGCTGTTTTCAGTTCTTCATTTTGTAATGATCTATGGACTGGTTTGAGCTCCACAATGGCAGCTGGCCATACCTATGCCAAATATTTAGTTTAAATTTGCCTAGATTGTGTGGAATGATAATCCCCCATTGTGGCATATTGCTACTGGCTGAGGTCTTAAATTTATGAACACAAGctggccttttttttttttgcccacTTGTGAAAACAATTGGATGTGTGTGGTGTTTCCCTGGCAGATTAAACTGAAGCTGGATCAGAACGGCGCCCCCGTGGAGTTGAAGGAGCAACTGCAGCATGTGAAGAGCCTGTTTGACAGCCTCAAGAGCTGTTCCTGGAACTGAGCTCACTCCCTCCCCTCTGACATGCTGAAGGCCAGAAAGCTGCTCGAAGTACCGATGCCCACCCCGCTTTGTGATTCAAAGATGGAATATGTCAGGAGACTACATAGGGATTTACaattcaagaaaaaaaaaaaaaaaggctctTCAGATTACTGGGATGAACCAAATGATGGCAGGGAATATACTCGTATTCTGAAGCTGGGACTTTTGTTTCCTCGACTGAAAGACAAAGAAGAGTTCAGCAGCTCTAGTGTTAAATGGTTCACACAAGTAAAGCTCACAACAACAAATATGTACACAATCTCAGTAAAGCATAAACATTTATTTGTATGAATtgcaaatacaaaaacacatacatcttGAAATAACAttacaattttattttttataaatgttgtgCAAGTCACAGCTCTTTAGAGCCgtgaaaaactttttttttaacacaAATGCCTTTGGCACTATCACGCTTTTAAAGTTTCAGAGTGATGGCCTTAGTGTAAACATCTGATACAAATCTCACAACAGTCAATTAAAACTCTGCGGAAGTCATTGGTTGGCCATTGAAATCATTATTTACATAGGCATCAACAGCCAAGGCGTGGAAGGACTAGAGTACCGTTACTCACCAAGGAATGTAAACATTGAATCCATGTAGTTCTCTTTTGTGCCAATAAAATCAAACTGCTTTTCACAAAATATTTGAGATCTCACTGATTAAATTAGAATATTACCAAACATCACTTTTAGGGAGTAATAAATCCTACGGTGAAGGTCATGCTCACTCTCTGGGGGGgggtcagagaggagaggtcaGAGTTCAGGGAGAGAGTCGTGCATGCCAGAGCCCCTGTTCCTGTCCATGGGAGGCCCCAGTTCCTCCATCTGCTGCTGCTGAGTACAGGCTAACTCCTCCAGCCTCCGACGCAGCAGTGATAACTCTCTCTGGTGCTGctcctcctgagagagagagcgaggggtggGGAGAAAGAGGATGAGGGACagaaagggatggaggagtgaccatgttGCTAACacctatcaaatcaaagtttgttggtcacgtacacagatgttatcgcaggttcagcgaaatgcttgtgtttctagctctaactGTGCAgtaatacacacataatccagaaAAATAGACAAAAATTAGCCATGACTAAAAGTATAAACAAagtgagtaaaacagtatgtaaacattagtgGCCAGTGTTAAATGATTATGCTAACCaagagccaatttatgcttgacccgaaaatgtggtcggaggcgcCGTATGGATGGTGTGACGAAATTGCGGAGCCCCCAGTGGGCAGATTGAGCTCCATACCACATCGCCATGCGCCTCTCAAATGTTGTAACAACgcggagggctccgtatagctccgcattgacatgattggttgacgataggtgagggcgggaggtcctgtataaacacaaactcacttccttgacaacttccttcacaacagctctgtgcAGCGAAGCATTAgtagtatgaatgccctgacttctgcagaggccatatCACCGAAATGCTGCACGGCCAACGCAGACGTCGGAATGACCATGCAGCGCctttaaggtgcagggtagagtggtggtagccggctagtaataGTGACTGAGGATCaaggcagggtactgggcagGGGACGGCTAGTAATAGTGACTGAGCTTCAGGGCATGGTACTGGGCGGAGGACGGCTAGTAATAGTGACTGAGGTTCAGGGCaaggtactgggcggaggccggctagtaataGTGACTGAGCTTCAGGGCATGGTACTGGGCGGAGGACGGCTAGTAATAGTGACTGAGgatcagggcagggtactgggcggaggccggctagtaataGTGACTGAGGTTCAGGGCaaggtactgggcggaggccggctagtaataGTGACTGAGGTTCAGGGCaaggtactgggcggaggccggctagtaataGTGACTGAGgatcagggcagggtactgggcggacgCCGGCTAGTAATAGTGACTGAGgatcagggcagggtactgggcggaggacGGCTAGTAATAGTGACTGAGgatcagggcagggtactgggcaggGGACGGCTAGTAATAGTGACTGAGgatcagggcagggtactgggcggaggacGGCTAGTAATAGTGACTGAGgatcagggcagggtactgggcggaggccggctagtaataGTGACTGAGGTTCAGGGCATGGTACTGGGCGGAGGACGGCTAGTAATAGTGACTGAGgatcagggcagggtactgggcggaggacGGCTAGTAATAGTGACTGAGGTTCAGGGCaaggtactgggcggaggccggctagtaataGTGACTGAGGTTCAGGGCaaggtactgggcggaggccggctagtaataGTGACTGAGgatcagggcagggtactgggcggaggccggctagtaataGTGACTGAGGTTCAGGGCAGTGTACTGGGCGGAGGACGGCTAGTAATAGTGACTGAGgatcagggcagggtactgggcggaggccggctagtaataGTGACTGAGgatcagggcagggtactgggcggaggccggttaGTAATAGTGACTGAGgatcagggcagggtactgggcggaggccggctagtaataGTGACTGAGgatcagggcagggtactgggcggaggccggctagtgatggctatttaacagtctgatgccctggagatagaagctgtttctcagtcgctctgtcccagctttgatgcacctgtaccatCTCCACCTTCTAGATGTTAgaagggtgaacaggccgtggctctggtccatgatcttcttggccttcctgtgacactgggtgctgtagatgtcctggagggcaggcagtgtgccccaagtgatgcgttgggctgactgCACCACCCTTGCGGACGGTGcgattgccgtaccaggcggtgaaacagcctgacaggatgctctcaccTAGCTATTCCAGGATGCTCTCACCTAGCTAGGACCAGACCCCCCCACCCCAGTCCACATAATCTTATTCATCATGATCTGAAagtaaaactgatcctagatctgcactcCTACTCCGAGACTCTTTGTGGCGACTGTACCTGATCTGTGAACACCAGTGATGAGGTATATGAGAAGGTACCCGGCTTCAGTGTACTTACATGAAGACTAGGCCCCTCAGACCCGGGTACGAGGACAGGGCCAAGTCCTGTGCCGGTGGTGGAGGTCATGAGGGCGGGGCCTGTGGCAGAGGTCACCTGGTTGCCCAATAGGAGGCGTCGGAACTCGCTGTGTCGGCGCTGCAGTTCCTTCAGTCGTCTGTTAAGGAGGGCATGCTCTTCGGTGTAGGAAGGACGCCTGGGGAGGAACACACATACTAGtcttaaaaacacacacagtcattaaCATACACAGTAAGAAAATACACATACTTCTTGGCTGAGCTGGTCTGTAGCTCCAGCTCTGCCATCTTAGCCTCCAGTAGCTGGATCCTGTCCTGGTATCTCTTCTCCTTGTTCTCTGTCATGTTTCTcctctgggacagagagagacacatcagAAATAGAAGCCAGAGGAGCaaaggaggaagggaagagaggtaAAGATGGCGGTGAAAGGAAgatagaggaggggggggggggcaggtaccTTTTTCTGTGCCAGTGCGGCCCTCTGAAGTTTCTCCTTGGCCTGGCCGTACTTCTCCTGCAGCTCTGCATCCCTCTCCTGCAGTTTGTGTTTCTCCTCTAACCACTCCACACGACGCTCCTCCACCAATCtgcagagaaaggggagagaacaACGAaataggagggagggagaaagaggaaggtTAGAATAGAAACCACTCGATGGTTCCAACAGTATAATTTCTAACTGTTCCATCCCTCCTCATAGACAGCATATCTATACAGTATACAGACCACAGTATAAAGGTGATGCAGTGTACCTCTCGGCTTCGTGTTGGGTCTTCTCAGCTTGTGAGCGGGCGCTCCTCAGGTCCTCCCGGGCCCTCTCCAGGGTGTCCCTCAGACGCTGGTTGGACTCCAAAAGCTCAGCCTCGGAGTGGGATAACGTCCCCAGCTGCACCCCCAGCTCCTGGTTCTGCTGTGAGAGGGAGAGACGTGTACGTGGTCAACTCAATGTTGTTTGGACATtaacattggctgatgtaaatgCCCTATCAATGTTGAAAGGGCAATACAAACTGAATGTCAGTCAGGCACTGAGCCTCAGGCAGCTTAGTACCCGTCTCAGATCAGCAATATCGGTCTTCTGTCTCTCCAGTTCCTCCAGCTGAGAGCCCTGCTGCTGCAGTTTAGTCCTgacacacgcaacacacacagggtcattaacacacacacttaTGTGAAATATATTAGTAATGCACACTATGCACGGGTAAAGCAACACACCTCTTACTAACCTGAGGATCTGCAATTCCTTACGGGCAGCCTCCTCCCCCAGCTGGGCGCCACGGAGAcgctcctcccactcctctttctgggTGTGGCCAGCAGCATCCTGTAGCGCCCTCTGCTGCTCCAGCTCAGCCAGACGATCCTCCAGCAccaacctgaacacacacacacattatatacacacgcacaccagtggaggatgctgaggggaggacgggtCATAAAATGGCTGGAattgagcaaatggaatggcatcaaacgaagggaaaccatgtgttttataccattccactaattccgcaccagccattaccacaagcccaccctccccaattaaggtgacaccaacctcctgtgacacacacattatatacacacgaTCGATTTATACAATTTCAACAAAGTAATCTGAGACAGTGTGTATGTgagagtgtgtatgtgagagagagagagagagagagagagagagagagatggatcctAACTTCTCCTCGTGCACGGTGGCTGTTTTGTGGAACTCCTCCTCGCGAGCAGCCTGCACCCTCCGGACGagttccctctccctctcagccaGCACCTCCTTCTGTCTCTCCACCGTCCCCTTCAACACCTCCACATCAGACTGCATACCTGACAGACAGCCAGAGAAGAaaggaagggggggagagagagagagaacgttgaaggagatgagaggagagagacaggaaggaaagAGTTAAGTTTGCAGACTAAAATGAGAgtgatgtacagtacatgtatcaTCAAAACACACAAAGAGGTTATTTGCCGAGTTACCTTCCATTTGGCCCTGTAGtgtgtctttctccctctccatctcccctctagACCTGGCACACTCCAGCTTCACATTGGCCACCTCCAGCTTGTGAGAGTGCCTCATGCCCTCCacctgagagaaacagagaaactggCATGAGCACACAGCAACCTATTGATATAAGTGTTTATGGTGAGGACTGAccgtcgctctggataagagcatctgctatgAGAAACACAGCTGATGATCTCTGGGGTTAGAGGTTAAGGATCACATAGGTACTTACCTGGCTGGTGAgagtgttgacctctctctcagcCTTGTGTAGTCTGCCCGTCAGCTGGGTGTTCTGTTCATGACTCAGCTGCAACTCGCTCCCCAGACGCTCCAACTGCAGGCGCAGTGACTGCCTCTCTGCCTGAAACACAATCAAATTATTCATTATTCCAGAAATCAAAACAAGCACACACAGTAAAGTCATTCTACCCAAGTTAGGACTTACTCCATCAACAGATTTATTTCATCATCTAGCTCAAGTTTCATAGTGACAATAACAGTTCAAAAAAttgactgagagacagagaccacAGTTTCTTACCTCCAGTGACTTGGCTGCAGCCTGGGATTCTGCGAACTGGCGGACCTGGATGCGCTGAACGTTCTCGGCTTGCTggccagagttgtccctctgggCCCGGAGCTCAGCCACCTCAGCCTCCAGGCCCTTCAGACGCAGGTGGAGCTGGGCCTTCTCTCTCAGCAGAGACTCAACGCGTTTACCGTCTCTAGACGGGTCTGTGCCCTGATACTGGGCCATCAgctcctctctgtccctttccaGCCGTGatacctgaacacacacacaacataatcAGAAGAGCAACGTCTATACATACAcgcaaaagtatgtagacaccccttcaaattagtggattcggctgtttcagccacaccagttgctgacaggtgtataaaaattgagcacacaaccatgcaatctccatagacaaatattggcagaaAATTgggcttactgaagagctcagtgactttcaacgtggcacctttccaacaagtcagttcgtcaaatttctgctctgctagagccgCCCCGGTCGAccttaagtgctgttattgtgaagtggaaacttctaggacgAACAACAGCTCAGTCGCAAAGTGGTAGGTCACTCAAGTTCACAGAACGGTACCACTGaagcatgtaaaaaaaaaaatgtctgtcctcggttgcaacactcactacagagttcaaactgcctctggaagtatcatcagcacaagaactgttcgtctggagcttcatgaaatgggtttccatggccgagcagccgcatacaATCCTaaaaatcaccatgcgcaatgccaagtgtcgactggagcggtgtaaagctcaccaccattggactctggagcggtGGAacccgttctctggagtgattaatcacgcttcactatctggcagtccaacggactaatctgggtttggcagataccatgagaacgctacctgcccgaatacaTAGTACAAACTGTCAacgtttggtggagaaggaataatggtctggggctggttttcaaggtttgggctaggccccttagttccaattaAGGAAATCTtagcgctacagcatacaattctagacgattctgtgcttccaaatgtggcaacagtttggggaaggccctttcctgtttcagaatgacaatacccccgtgcacaaagcgagatccatacaaaaatggtttgtcgagatcggtgtgaaagaacttgactggcctgcagagccctgacctcaaccccatcgaacacctttgggatgaattggaacgcagactgcgagccggGCCTTATCGCCCCAAattcactaatgctcgtggctgaatggaagaaagtccccgcagcaatgttccaacatctagtggaaacccttcccagaagagtggaggctgttatagtagcaaggggggggaccaactccatattaatgcccatgattttggaatgagatgttcgac
Protein-coding regions in this window:
- the cep83 gene encoding centrosomal protein of 83 kDa isoform X1, which produces MNPSALAQSGPLLPSLDPGGTVKLGGSDMELQKMLIDERMRCENHKTNYRTLKAEHTRLQDEFTRGQGELKRLLSDKQTAQEKLQLLLAELRGEMLDKTRELEELRLQVLTPQRLELLRAQVQQEMEGPVRERFNKLEEETEKYRSEYNKLRYDYTFLKSEFDHQREESARILEEKKIRFDAEVSRLERDREELMAQYQGTDPSRDGKRVESLLREKAQLHLRLKGLEAEVAELRAQRDNSGQQAENVQRIQVRQFAESQAAAKSLEAERQSLRLQLERLGSELQLSHEQNTQLTGRLHKAEREVNTLTSQVEGMRHSHKLEVANVKLECARSRGEMEREKDTLQGQMEGMQSDVEVLKGTVERQKEVLAERERELVRRVQAAREEEFHKTATVHEEKLVLEDRLAELEQQRALQDAAGHTQKEEWEERLRGAQLGEEAARKELQILRLVRGVLLYPCIVCITNIFHISVCVNDPVCVACVRTKLQQQGSQLEELERQKTDIADLRRQNQELGVQLGTLSHSEAELLESNQRLRDTLERAREDLRSARSQAEKTQHEAERLVEERRVEWLEEKHKLQERDAELQEKYGQAKEKLQRAALAQKKRRNMTENKEKRYQDRIQLLEAKMAELELQTSSAKKRPSYTEEHALLNRRLKELQRRHSEFRRLLLGNQVTSATGPALMTSTTGTGLGPVLVPGSEGPSLHEEQHQRELSLLRRRLEELACTQQQQMEELGPPMDRNRGSGMHDSLPEL
- the cep83 gene encoding centrosomal protein of 83 kDa isoform X2; protein product: MNPSALAQSGPLLPSLDPGGTVKLGGSDMELQKMLIDERMRCENHKTNYRTLKAEHTRLQDEFTRGQGELKRLLSDKQTAQEKLQLLLAELRGEMLDKTRELEELRLQVLTPQRLELLRAQVQQEMEGPVRERFNKLEEETEKYRSEYNKLRYDYTFLKSEFDHQREESARILEEKKIRFDAEVSRLERDREELMAQYQGTDPSRDGKRVESLLREKAQLHLRLKGLEAEVAELRAQRDNSGQQAENVQRIQVRQFAESQAAAKSLEAERQSLRLQLERLGSELQLSHEQNTQLTGRLHKAEREVNTLTSQVEGMRHSHKLEVANVKLECARSRGEMEREKDTLQGQMEGMQSDVEVLKGTVERQKEVLAERERELVRRVQAAREEEFHKTATVHEEKLVLEDRLAELEQQRALQDAAGHTQKEEWEERLRGAQLGEEAARKELQILRTKLQQQGSQLEELERQKTDIADLRRQNQELGVQLGTLSHSEAELLESNQRLRDTLERAREDLRSARSQAEKTQHEAERLVEERRVEWLEEKHKLQERDAELQEKYGQAKEKLQRAALAQKKRRNMTENKEKRYQDRIQLLEAKMAELELQTSSAKKRPSYTEEHALLNRRLKELQRRHSEFRRLLLGNQVTSATGPALMTSTTGTGLGPVLVPGSEGPSLHEEQHQRELSLLRRRLEELACTQQQQMEELGPPMDRNRGSGMHDSLPEL